The following proteins are co-located in the Desulfurococcus amylolyticus Z-533 genome:
- a CDS encoding PA14 domain-containing protein, with product MSLVTIRLAKPGLLNGVKTRFYAWDNGNPPKGLNGLHPLAEVISPRIDFTWFEKLHEKITSEKFIAEFKGFIKIDVPGVYRFYVVSDNGVIFSVGDKTLIDTWSSQESRIHSSPEIRLNKGFKRIILLYYNRARHSEVRLGWVKPGGRVEVIPDDRYYFSIGEHVFITGLPDGYVVRMLPLKDTSSEKTCVSLMNICMVEVPWKEQPLEAYVSIYNREGKVFARFSEPLVFFGGDEYIVEYLGGNQH from the coding sequence GTGTCATTGGTCACAATAAGGCTGGCTAAGCCAGGCTTACTCAACGGTGTCAAGACACGATTTTACGCCTGGGATAATGGTAATCCACCCAAGGGGCTTAACGGACTACACCCCTTAGCTGAGGTGATCAGCCCACGTATAGATTTCACATGGTTTGAGAAGCTGCATGAGAAAATCACCTCAGAAAAATTTATCGCCGAATTCAAAGGCTTTATTAAGATAGATGTACCCGGAGTATACAGGTTCTACGTGGTTTCAGACAACGGTGTTATATTCTCCGTTGGCGATAAAACACTTATTGATACATGGTCCAGCCAGGAGTCTCGGATACATAGTAGTCCCGAGATAAGGTTGAATAAGGGTTTCAAAAGGATAATACTGCTCTACTATAACAGGGCTAGACACAGCGAGGTAAGGCTTGGATGGGTGAAACCAGGGGGTAGAGTAGAGGTAATCCCGGATGATAGATACTATTTCTCGATCGGTGAGCATGTATTCATTACTGGGTTACCCGACGGCTATGTGGTGAGGATGCTGCCATTAAAGGATACATCATCAGAGAAGACATGTGTCTCCTTAATGAATATATGCATGGTGGAGGTACCGTGGAAAGAACAACCGCTTGAAGCCTATGTAAGCATATATAATAGAGAAGGAAAAGTATTCGCCAGGTTCTCCGAGCCACTGGTATTCTTTGGTGGTGACGAATATATCGTTGAATACCTTGGGGGCAACCAACATTAA
- a CDS encoding AEC family transporter produces the protein MNEVPMLMLLIGIGILVQVVFKRILGLDELFERILKKLVDFIYYLLIPLAFTKTYTERGVMVNDLWLMASFIIFLVISMTSLRLIVRHGSKDYYNALLITSIFPNAVFLGFPVSLALFGSIHVASIYGLATLVLNVVAPDIIALGKASLIRLIEMPALLGFIIGLIGHYLFPPGLAEIIINTLWWAPYALSYTATMILGARLPLRVDVLRGNIKFIAFTSIYRFMIAPLVTYIVLFIPGVDWSIVTQAIVVSMMPPAVLNTLIASKYGWMPELVASTTFILTLIVVLCLLFTNLLF, from the coding sequence TTGAATGAGGTCCCCATGTTAATGTTGTTAATAGGTATAGGTATTCTTGTACAGGTGGTTTTCAAACGGATCCTGGGATTAGACGAGCTCTTCGAGAGAATATTGAAAAAGCTTGTTGATTTCATCTACTATTTACTAATACCCCTGGCATTCACAAAGACCTATACCGAGAGAGGTGTCATGGTGAATGATTTATGGTTGATGGCTTCATTCATAATATTTCTAGTTATCTCCATGACATCCCTAAGACTTATCGTTAGGCACGGAAGTAAAGACTATTATAATGCATTACTTATCACATCTATATTTCCCAACGCAGTCTTCCTCGGTTTCCCGGTTTCACTTGCATTATTTGGTTCCATACATGTTGCATCCATATATGGTCTTGCAACACTAGTCCTTAATGTCGTGGCACCGGACATCATCGCACTGGGTAAAGCCTCGCTGATAAGGCTCATTGAAATGCCGGCGCTGCTAGGCTTTATCATAGGGTTGATTGGACACTACCTGTTCCCTCCGGGATTAGCTGAGATCATCATTAACACATTGTGGTGGGCACCCTACGCATTAAGTTATACAGCTACAATGATCCTGGGAGCTAGGCTGCCGCTAAGAGTGGATGTACTGCGGGGAAATATTAAGTTCATAGCGTTCACCTCTATATATAGGTTCATGATTGCACCATTAGTCACATATATAGTATTGTTTATACCTGGAGTGGATTGGAGTATTGTTACACAGGCCATTGTTGTCTCAATGATGCCTCCCGCCGTGTTAAATACCCTGATTGCAAGCAAGTATGGATGGATGCCTGAATTAGTTGCATCCACCACATTTATTCTGACATTAATAGTGGTTCTATGCCTCCTCTTTACCAACTTATTGTTTTAA
- a CDS encoding S1C family serine protease, giving the protein MDPYELSVKLTRMVEEIESSVVTIATQISYPIPFFFSQEQARSYGSGFIVSEGLVVTNAHVVRNASVIKIMFSDGYISEAEIVAIDPSRDLALLRTEKHGVPIRLGDSNMVKPGEIVLAIGSPLGLPGPSVTLGVISAVGRTLSSGEVILEDLIQTDAAINPGNSGGPLVNLNGEAIGVATAIIPYAQGIGFAIPVNTVKRFIEIIRKYGRPLRAWIGVYVAPLNPTTSSIYRLPVKEGLLVVRVVPGMPAYRMGIREGDVIVAVNGKPVRKTSELKETIEESIDNGVIQLEIIRGGKLFKIEVPIVVEELE; this is encoded by the coding sequence ATGGATCCCTACGAGTTATCCGTGAAGCTAACTAGAATGGTTGAGGAGATAGAGTCGTCAGTGGTAACCATAGCTACTCAAATATCTTATCCAATTCCATTCTTCTTCAGTCAGGAACAGGCTAGAAGCTATGGATCAGGCTTCATTGTTTCAGAGGGCCTGGTAGTAACTAATGCGCATGTGGTTAGAAATGCATCAGTTATCAAGATAATGTTTAGTGATGGATATATTAGTGAGGCTGAAATAGTAGCCATAGACCCAAGCAGGGACCTAGCTCTCCTAAGGACTGAGAAACATGGTGTACCAATAAGGCTAGGAGACTCTAACATGGTTAAGCCCGGTGAAATAGTATTAGCCATAGGGTCTCCACTAGGATTACCAGGTCCCAGTGTCACACTAGGAGTAATAAGCGCGGTTGGAAGAACTCTTTCAAGTGGTGAAGTAATACTAGAGGACCTCATTCAGACAGATGCCGCAATAAACCCAGGTAATAGCGGAGGGCCACTCGTGAACTTGAATGGAGAGGCTATCGGGGTAGCCACTGCAATAATACCTTATGCACAGGGAATCGGGTTCGCCATACCGGTGAACACGGTGAAGCGTTTCATAGAGATCATTAGAAAATATGGTAGACCGCTGAGAGCATGGATAGGGGTCTACGTAGCACCATTAAACCCAACCACTTCTTCGATATATAGGCTACCAGTAAAGGAAGGATTGTTAGTTGTAAGGGTTGTGCCAGGTATGCCAGCTTATAGAATGGGCATTAGGGAGGGAGATGTAATAGTAGCGGTTAATGGAAAACCAGTGAGGAAAACCAGTGAGTTAAAGGAGACTATAGAGGAGAGCATAGATAATGGCGTTATTCAGCTGGAGATAATTAGAGGAGGCAAGTTATTCAAGATAGAAGTCCCAATAGTTGTTGAGGAACTCGAGTAA
- a CDS encoding Lrp/AsnC family transcriptional regulator, giving the protein MLDEIDTFIIRELMENARKPFREIAMKLKLSDVAVIKRVRKLEERGVIRKYALIVNPAILGYNKISFTGINVKPDKLFEVASKLREKEYVKYIALTSGDHELLAVIWARDSEELKKIHDEIKNIEGVINIYPAILTDIIKADAYV; this is encoded by the coding sequence TTGCTTGATGAGATTGACACGTTTATAATAAGGGAGTTAATGGAAAACGCTAGAAAACCCTTTAGAGAAATCGCAATGAAGCTAAAGCTAAGTGATGTAGCAGTGATCAAAAGAGTTAGAAAACTGGAGGAAAGAGGTGTGATAAGGAAATATGCGTTAATAGTTAACCCGGCCATCCTGGGATATAATAAGATCAGCTTCACCGGTATAAATGTCAAACCAGATAAATTATTCGAGGTGGCATCGAAACTAAGGGAGAAGGAATATGTTAAATACATTGCATTGACGTCGGGAGACCACGAGCTACTTGCAGTAATATGGGCGAGAGATAGTGAGGAATTAAAGAAAATACATGATGAGATAAAGAATATAGAGGGCGTTATAAACATCTATCCAGCAATACTCACCGACATAATCAAGGCCGATGCATACGTTTAA
- a CDS encoding class II SORL domain-containing protein, with amino-acid sequence MTGLKDLIYTPSSARGEALSKVESHTPRIEAPDSVKPGEVFKVKVSVGPHPNTVEHSIRWMELYFEEEGRVFNPILIGRYEFTPVYSEPVVEVYLKIQKPGKLIAVEYCNLHGLWENYKEIKISG; translated from the coding sequence ATGACTGGATTAAAAGATCTCATATATACACCTTCATCAGCCAGGGGAGAGGCATTAAGCAAGGTGGAAAGCCACACACCCAGGATAGAGGCTCCTGACTCGGTGAAACCCGGTGAGGTATTCAAGGTAAAAGTTAGTGTTGGACCCCATCCTAACACCGTGGAACACTCTATTAGATGGATGGAATTATACTTTGAGGAAGAGGGCCGAGTATTCAACCCCATCCTAATAGGTAGATATGAGTTCACACCAGTATATAGCGAGCCTGTCGTGGAGGTATACTTGAAGATCCAGAAGCCGGGTAAACTAATCGCTGTTGAGTACTGTAACCTCCATGGATTATGGGAGAATTACAAGGAAATAAAGATATCAGGGTAA
- a CDS encoding GTP cyclohydrolase, FolE2/MptA family translates to MEVVDVAHDGIPDVHSEKPPFELDVDNVGLRGLRGPIMKIREYMVIPVFKVSVSLPASFRGAHLSRLYKAYTGVVKPGAELTMDLLRQLAIRLLEVNEYAVRAMVSVKGRLYHTVDRGGVPEYSSNGFIYAGVRYERGGSVSEYTGGGIYGLTTCPCAGAVSRHIYGEPYTHMQKVRINAYIKSSKTLIEPIEVFEKLNTVVYTPRNYLKRIEEAEFVKMIYEKPLFTEDIARLAAVKLAELVANHGISGPDGILYVSVRSYETIHEYVVESIVRTRLTDIAGFKIINKT, encoded by the coding sequence GTGGAAGTGGTTGATGTGGCCCACGATGGGATCCCCGATGTCCACAGTGAGAAACCCCCATTCGAGTTGGATGTGGATAATGTTGGCTTAAGAGGGCTTCGTGGACCCATTATGAAGATTAGGGAATACATGGTTATCCCGGTATTCAAGGTGTCGGTTAGCTTACCGGCATCATTTAGGGGGGCTCATTTATCGCGTTTATACAAGGCTTATACAGGGGTTGTGAAACCAGGTGCCGAGCTAACAATGGATTTACTGAGGCAGCTAGCCATAAGGCTACTCGAGGTAAACGAGTATGCTGTGAGAGCCATGGTTTCAGTTAAGGGGAGGCTCTATCATACGGTGGATCGGGGAGGTGTACCGGAGTACTCTAGCAACGGTTTTATATACGCTGGCGTGAGGTATGAGCGTGGAGGCAGCGTGAGTGAATACACTGGTGGAGGCATTTACGGGTTAACCACCTGTCCATGTGCAGGAGCGGTCTCTAGACATATATATGGGGAACCCTACACCCACATGCAGAAGGTAAGGATTAATGCATATATTAAGTCCAGTAAAACCCTTATCGAGCCCATAGAGGTCTTCGAGAAGCTTAATACAGTTGTCTACACACCACGTAACTACCTTAAGAGGATTGAGGAGGCCGAATTCGTTAAGATGATATATGAGAAGCCGCTGTTCACAGAGGATATTGCCAGGCTTGCAGCAGTTAAGCTAGCCGAGCTAGTGGCTAACCATGGAATCAGCGGGCCCGATGGAATATTATATGTGAGTGTAAGATCCTATGAAACCATACACGAGTACGTTGTTGAATCAATAGTTAGAACCAGGTTAACCGATATCGCTGGCTTTAAGATAATTAATAAGACTTAA
- a CDS encoding 6-hydroxymethylpterin diphosphokinase MptE-like protein, with protein MYNYIKSRLNLSFDRDQESTDLLSRLLENRDNIIEYDELREAYEGRNRALIFGCSHSLARDLRKAVETNVLRDALLIAADGSTSLLLSHGIYPDIVVTDLDGYIYDLARASHQGSITVIHAHGDNMHRINRFIGEFRGPLIGSTQVEPRPHVYNFGGFTDGDRAAFIAYAIGIREIYLAGFNLYGEPSICPGKIVPFNKRLKKAKLEVASYMLKYLTGKGVSFKYIGEGVD; from the coding sequence TTGTATAATTACATAAAGTCCAGGCTGAACCTTTCATTCGATAGGGATCAGGAATCAACTGATTTATTAAGTAGGCTTCTAGAAAACCGTGATAATATAATCGAGTACGATGAGTTGAGGGAAGCCTATGAAGGTAGAAATCGTGCACTTATTTTCGGATGTAGTCATAGCCTTGCGAGAGACCTGAGGAAGGCTGTTGAAACCAACGTACTTAGAGATGCACTGCTTATAGCTGCTGATGGATCAACCTCTCTCCTTCTATCACATGGTATCTACCCGGATATTGTTGTCACTGATCTAGATGGATACATATATGACCTAGCCAGGGCTTCGCATCAAGGCTCTATAACCGTGATACATGCCCACGGAGATAATATGCATAGGATAAACAGGTTTATCGGGGAGTTCAGGGGTCCGTTAATCGGCTCTACACAGGTGGAGCCGCGGCCACACGTGTACAACTTCGGGGGATTTACCGATGGTGATAGAGCGGCCTTCATAGCTTACGCTATAGGTATTAGAGAGATATATCTAGCAGGCTTCAACCTCTATGGAGAGCCCTCTATATGTCCAGGTAAAATCGTCCCGTTTAATAAGAGGTTGAAAAAAGCGAAGCTTGAAGTAGCCTCATATATGCTCAAGTACTTAACGGGTAAAGGAGTTTCCTTTAAATATATTGGGGAGGGAGTTGACTAG
- a CDS encoding dihydroneopterin aldolase family protein has translation MTSDPAAKYFSGKTTSRDRAVFEAGIAIGMIVHQFTGIPVKRLEDIELIGKVIENAVKAQPFKEDAKIEIRIGDLSSSPGNPYSYTTLKTRHIDARIVVRYNNVRVVARLRYIPELDFNLAYIEDIEEL, from the coding sequence TTGACTAGCGATCCAGCTGCAAAGTATTTCTCAGGTAAAACCACGTCGAGGGATAGAGCAGTATTCGAGGCAGGCATCGCTATAGGGATGATCGTACACCAGTTCACAGGTATACCTGTAAAGAGGCTGGAGGATATAGAGTTAATAGGGAAAGTCATCGAGAACGCTGTAAAGGCACAGCCTTTCAAGGAGGATGCTAAGATAGAGATAAGGATAGGGGATCTAAGCAGTAGCCCTGGGAACCCATATAGCTACACCACCCTGAAGACGAGGCATATAGATGCCAGGATAGTGGTTAGATACAACAATGTAAGAGTTGTAGCCAGGCTTAGATACATTCCCGAACTAGACTTTAACCTGGCGTATATAGAGGATATTGAAGAGCTTTGA
- a CDS encoding flavoprotein: MPEKNVAWGITGAGAFLKESINAISKIMDSGVGVTAYVSRAGRSVLAMYGYLDQLTGILQGPYPIGVVFEDEEDAGYPSTGRIYRGVYNLVVVSPASMNTVSKIVNGIADSLVSNLVMHAVKNNIPVLIMPVDLYESKSVMPLVIDRDKCSMCDKCIAAENCPTGALRPDPRHKVRVSPARCTKCFICQKICPYNAIHFDVEVVVKPHPFYVGIIKRLNDIEGVEIIDHPDRILEYI, encoded by the coding sequence ATGCCGGAGAAGAATGTTGCATGGGGCATAACAGGTGCCGGCGCCTTCTTGAAGGAGAGCATTAATGCTATTTCGAAGATCATGGATAGCGGCGTAGGTGTCACAGCATATGTTTCGCGAGCCGGTAGAAGTGTGCTAGCGATGTATGGGTATCTGGATCAATTAACAGGTATTCTTCAAGGCCCTTATCCTATCGGCGTGGTCTTCGAGGATGAGGAGGATGCCGGGTATCCGTCTACTGGCAGAATATATAGGGGCGTATATAACTTGGTGGTTGTCTCGCCAGCCTCCATGAACACTGTCTCGAAAATAGTTAACGGGATAGCAGACTCACTGGTATCCAACCTGGTAATGCATGCGGTTAAGAATAATATTCCGGTCTTAATCATGCCTGTAGATCTCTACGAGTCTAAGAGCGTGATGCCCCTTGTAATAGATAGGGATAAATGCTCCATGTGTGACAAGTGTATTGCAGCTGAGAACTGTCCAACAGGGGCTCTACGACCTGACCCTCGGCATAAGGTTAGGGTTAGCCCTGCAAGGTGTACAAAGTGTTTCATATGTCAAAAAATATGCCCCTATAACGCTATCCACTTCGATGTAGAAGTTGTGGTTAAACCACATCCATTCTACGTGGGTATCATTAAGAGGCTTAACGATATAGAGGGCGTGGAGATAATAGATCACCCTGACAGGATCTTAGAATACATCTAG
- a CDS encoding dihydropteroate synthase-like protein: MRIALVTGRLAGDAIRKIASGINVSGIELVVVELPIPVAAMMSDTYLEKELPRHMDVLGNVDLVIVPGYTSGDLTRVSELIGKPVVKGVKYMYDIPLMIKAISNGIELSPRTPADDVVRLYRAERDKEVLRGLREKASTQYYFTIGDRYKIYVNPVYPIIIHEVYMGHDAYTLDDIIKKSEKALLDGADIVVVGFPHNAPVDIIEEVVAEVKKRLGRPIGVDVEDVNALLKAAEAGADVLMSLSYSKIMMLDNASSISDKGVVLIPDHSIHEEDKLGSLVEAYKLAVEKGLSKIIVDPVLDPPLSGLASSLERYRAARRLFPHTPLLMGVGNVTELIDADSVGVNAILASIGVEIGVEAYLTTEASVKTRGSTRELRRALDMCLIARNESRPPKDLSINLLLLKDKRRKSIGTRQRGVILYARERRSPGIDPKGVFKIYVDHDAGNIIVEHYRLGELEPDYTIIGNDPYAILSEITGRQLASKPEHYFYLGYELSKAYVALKTGKEYVQEEDLFEDT; encoded by the coding sequence TTGAGGATAGCATTGGTGACTGGTAGGCTAGCAGGGGATGCTATTAGGAAAATAGCGTCGGGGATCAATGTTTCCGGGATCGAGTTAGTAGTCGTGGAATTACCAATACCTGTAGCAGCCATGATGAGTGATACTTATCTCGAGAAGGAGCTGCCTAGGCACATGGATGTGCTTGGAAACGTGGACCTGGTTATAGTTCCGGGATACACTAGTGGTGACCTCACGAGGGTATCAGAACTTATCGGTAAACCGGTGGTAAAGGGGGTGAAGTACATGTATGACATCCCATTAATGATTAAAGCCATCTCCAATGGTATTGAACTCTCACCCAGGACGCCGGCAGATGATGTGGTAAGGCTCTATAGGGCTGAGAGAGATAAAGAGGTGCTCAGGGGTCTCAGAGAAAAGGCTAGTACACAATACTATTTCACCATAGGGGATAGATATAAAATCTACGTGAACCCCGTTTATCCTATTATCATCCACGAGGTATACATGGGACATGATGCATACACGCTTGACGACATCATCAAGAAATCCGAGAAGGCTTTACTCGATGGAGCCGATATAGTTGTAGTCGGGTTTCCCCATAACGCACCAGTAGATATCATTGAAGAGGTGGTTGCAGAAGTAAAGAAGAGGCTTGGAAGACCCATTGGCGTTGATGTAGAGGATGTCAACGCACTATTGAAAGCTGCTGAGGCCGGAGCAGATGTGTTGATGAGTCTCAGTTACTCTAAGATAATGATGCTTGATAATGCATCATCCATTAGCGATAAAGGCGTTGTCTTGATACCGGATCACAGCATCCACGAGGAAGACAAGCTTGGTAGCCTTGTAGAGGCATATAAGCTGGCAGTGGAGAAAGGGCTCTCAAAGATAATAGTGGATCCTGTCCTAGACCCCCCGCTTAGCGGGCTTGCATCCTCCCTAGAGAGATACAGGGCGGCAAGACGGTTGTTCCCTCATACTCCATTATTAATGGGTGTTGGAAACGTTACCGAGCTAATAGACGCTGACAGCGTTGGCGTAAACGCTATCCTGGCATCGATAGGTGTTGAAATCGGGGTCGAAGCTTATTTGACAACTGAGGCTAGTGTGAAGACGCGTGGCTCCACCAGGGAGCTTAGAAGAGCCCTCGACATGTGCCTTATAGCGCGTAACGAGTCCAGGCCTCCAAAGGATTTATCCATAAACCTTCTGTTACTGAAGGATAAGCGGAGGAAGTCTATTGGTACCAGGCAGCGTGGTGTAATCCTGTATGCTAGGGAAAGAAGGAGCCCGGGGATCGATCCAAAAGGCGTTTTTAAGATATATGTGGATCATGATGCTGGAAACATCATCGTCGAGCACTACAGGCTCGGAGAATTAGAGCCCGACTACACTATCATTGGGAATGATCCATACGCTATACTTTCAGAGATAACTGGGAGACAGCTCGCTTCAAAGCCCGAGCACTATTTCTACTTGGGCTACGAGTTAAGCAAGGCATATGTAGCGTTGAAAACCGGGAAAGAATACGTTCAAGAAGAGGATTTATTCGAGGATACTTAA
- the hypE gene encoding hydrogenase expression/formation protein HypE: MEDKIITTLHGAGGIESWNIIEKLIRGRVPRDLWSTPGGAGLDVLDDGSYIRIGESYIVFASDAYTVKPLFFPGGNIGELVASGVLNDLVMMGARPVAFMDNIVVEEGFAIRELEDIVDSMVKTLVENNVALIGGDFKVMPRGSVDGVVISGFAIGVSGKPPVVDSIKPGDKIIVTNYIAEHGSTILAAQLDMLNDAPGLKSDVKPLVKTVLPVIEEYRDYINAARDPTRGGLAAILNEWSRSSGLTIIIDKGKIPVRKEVAEFLEMLGVDPLTLASEGVAVLSVRSEVADKVVEALRRNGENPYIIGEVVEPRSRELRGRVVALTEVGGLTIIPPQAYNLPRIC; encoded by the coding sequence ATGGAGGATAAAATAATTACAACCCTCCACGGGGCTGGCGGAATCGAGTCATGGAATATAATAGAGAAGCTGATACGCGGACGTGTACCCAGAGACCTCTGGAGCACACCAGGGGGAGCAGGTCTAGACGTACTCGACGACGGCTCATACATTAGGATCGGTGAGTCATATATAGTGTTCGCTAGCGATGCATATACTGTGAAACCACTGTTCTTTCCAGGCGGAAATATAGGTGAGCTCGTTGCTTCAGGAGTATTAAACGACCTGGTAATGATGGGGGCTCGACCAGTAGCATTCATGGATAACATAGTTGTTGAAGAGGGCTTCGCCATAAGGGAATTGGAAGACATAGTGGACTCGATGGTTAAGACGCTCGTTGAAAACAATGTTGCATTGATTGGCGGGGACTTCAAAGTCATGCCAAGGGGAAGCGTTGATGGAGTAGTTATCTCGGGCTTCGCCATAGGGGTCTCTGGCAAACCACCCGTGGTTGATTCCATAAAGCCTGGCGATAAAATAATAGTTACAAACTATATTGCGGAGCACGGCTCGACAATATTAGCTGCCCAGCTGGACATGCTTAACGATGCACCCGGGCTTAAAAGCGATGTAAAGCCTCTTGTTAAAACTGTTTTACCAGTAATCGAGGAGTACCGTGACTACATAAACGCGGCTAGGGATCCCACTAGAGGAGGGCTCGCCGCGATACTGAATGAGTGGTCTCGTTCCAGCGGCCTAACAATAATTATTGACAAGGGGAAGATACCTGTTAGAAAAGAGGTGGCAGAGTTCCTCGAGATGCTTGGGGTAGACCCTCTTACACTGGCATCGGAGGGTGTTGCAGTGTTAAGCGTTAGAAGCGAGGTAGCGGATAAAGTAGTTGAGGCCCTCCGTAGAAACGGTGAGAACCCATATATCATAGGGGAAGTCGTCGAGCCTAGATCAAGGGAGTTGAGGGGTCGGGTAGTTGCTTTAACAGAGGTTGGGGGTTTAACGATTATTCCCCCTCAAGCATATAACTTACCGAGGATATGTTAG
- a CDS encoding HypC/HybG/HupF family hydrogenase formation chaperone translates to MCLGVPGEVIGIEDNNELKTLRVRIGGVIREVISALDKVEVGDYVIVHAGVAISKISREEAEETLRLLAEISGI, encoded by the coding sequence ATGTGTTTAGGCGTCCCAGGTGAGGTCATAGGTATTGAGGATAATAATGAGCTGAAGACTTTAAGGGTGAGGATTGGTGGTGTGATCCGCGAGGTCATATCGGCGCTGGATAAAGTAGAGGTAGGCGACTATGTCATCGTCCACGCCGGTGTAGCCATAAGCAAGATCAGCAGAGAGGAGGCGGAGGAAACACTCAGGCTCCTTGCGGAGATCAGTGGCATCTAG